A stretch of Chionomys nivalis chromosome 2, mChiNiv1.1, whole genome shotgun sequence DNA encodes these proteins:
- the Ppp1r37 gene encoding protein phosphatase 1 regulatory subunit 37, which produces MEIPPQEAPPGPGADADADADAEEASAEAGSPSAASPPADGRLKAAAKRVTFPSDEDIVSGAVEPKDPWRHAQNVTVDEVINAYRQACQKLNCRQIPKLLRQLQEFTDLEQRINCLDLKGEKLDYKTCEALEEVFKRLQFKVVDLEQTNLDEDGASALFDMIEYYESATHLNISFNKHIGTRGWQAAAHMMRKTSCLQYLDARNTPLLDHSAPFVARALRIRSSLAVLHLENASLSGRPLMLLATALKMNMNLRELYLADNKLNGLQDSAQLGNLLKFNCSLQILDLRNNHVLDSGLAYICEGLKEQRKGLVTLVLWNNQLTHTGMAFLGMALPHTQSLETLNLGHNPIGNEGVRNLKNGLISNRSVLRLGLASTKLTCEGAVAVAEFIAESPRLLRLDLRENEIKTGGLMALSLALKVNHSLLRLDLDREPKKEAVKSFIETQKALLAEIQNGCKRNFVLVREREEKQQLQPSASMPEITITAPQPLEEPGDLPAMGAQNGAPSPGPGPDSDSDSDSDQEEEEEKQQDQQRNEGGADQSPSAPCPALIPSTDSLGPGAKSPPGSPSSPTEQRISVSSPGRGHKVFVVTRVESPPERPEPPVPPTFISSPPPSPPSPPASPPSQTMDIQHPELSEAQPPPEPSQAGQPLPNGLKPEFALALPPEPPPGLETKGGSCSLEHALSRPQGASKLEELLLEASQEAPRDTL; this is translated from the exons CCCAAAACGTGACCGTGGATGAAGTGATCAATGCCTACAGGCAGGCCTGCCAGAAGCTGAACTGCCGACAGATCCCCAAGCTCCTCAGGCAGCTGCAG GAGTTCACGGACCTTGAGCAACGCATCAATTGCCTGGATCTAAAAG GGGAGAAGCTTGACTACAAGACCTGTGAGGCTCTGGAGGAGGTCTTTAAGAGGCTGCAGTTCAAGGTTGTGGACCTGGAGCAGACCAACTTGGATGAAGAT GGTGCCTCAGCCCTCTTTGACATGATTGAGTACTATGAGTCGGCCACCCACCTCAACATCTCTTTCAACAAGCACATTGGCACCCGGGGTTGGCAGGCTGCTGCCCACATGATGCGCAAG ACAAGCTGCCTGCAATACCTAGACGCCCGCAACACACCCCTGCTGGACCACTCTGCACCCTTTGTGGCCCGTGCCCTGCGCATCCGCAGCAGCCTGGCAGTGCTGCACCTAGAAAATGCTAGCTTGTCCGGGCGGCCCCTCATGTTGCTGG CCACAGCTCTGAAGATGAACATGAACCTACGAGAGCTGTACTTGGCAGACAATAAGCTCAACGGCCTGCAGGACTCAGCCCAGCTGGGCAACTTGCTCAAGTTCAACTGCTCCCTGCAAATCCTGGACCTGCGCAACAACCACGTGCTAGACTCAG GTCTGGCCTACATTTGCGAGGGTCTCAAGGAGCAGAGGAAGGGTCTGGTGACCCTGGTGCTGTGGAACAACCAGCTCACGCACACAGGCATGGCCTTCTTGGGCATGGCGCTG CCGCACACACAGAGTCTGGAGACACTGAACCTGGGCCACAACCCCATTGGGAATGAGGGTGTGCGCAACCTCAAGAACGGACTCATCAGCAATAGGAGCGTGCTGCGCCTTGGCCTGGCCTCAACCAAGCTCACATGCGAGG GCGCCGTGGCCGTGGCAGAGTTCATCGCCGAGAGCCCCCGCCTCCTGAGACTGGACCTCCGGGAGAACGAGATCAAGACAGGCGGGCTCATGGCACTGTCCTTGGCCCTCAAGGTGAACCACTCCCTGCTTCGCCTGGACCTGGACCGAGAGCCCAAGAAGGAGGCG GTGAAGAGCTTCATCGAGACGCAAAAGGCACTGCTGGCTGAGATCCAGAACGGCTGCAAGCGCAACTTCGTGCTAGTGCGAGAGCGGGAGGAGAAGCAGCAACTGCAGCCGTCGGCCTCCATGCCCGAGATCACCATCACCGCGCCCCAGCCCCTGGAAGAGCCTGGGGACCTGCCAGCCATGGGGGCGCAGAATGGGGCCCctagccctggccctggccctgacTCAGACTCGGACTCAGACTCTgaccaggaggaagaagaggaaaagcaaCAGGATCAGCAGAGGAACGAGGGTGGCGCTGACCAGAGCCCCTCAgccccctgccctgccctcatACCCTCCACGGACTCCCTAGGCCCTGGGGCTAAGAGCCCCCCAGGcagcccctcctcccccactgAGCAGCGTATTTCTGTCTCCAGCCCAGGCCGAGGCCACAAGGTGTTTGTGGTCACCCGGGTGGAGAGTCCACCTGAGAGGCCAGAGCCCCCTGTTCCTCCCACCTTTAtctcctctcctccaccctctcctccctccccacctgcctCTCCACCATCTCAGACCATGGACATCCAGCACCCAGAGTTATCAGAGGCCCAGCCCCCGCCGGAGCCATCTCAGGCAGGGCAGCCTCTTCCCAACGGCCTGAAGCCTGAGTTTGCCCTGGCACTGCCCCCAGAACCACCCCCAGGGCTGGAGACGAAGGGGGGCAGCTGCAGCCTGGAGCACG CACTGAGCCGCCCCCAGGGTGCCAGCAAGCTGGAGGAACTGCTGTTAGAGGCCAGTCAGGAGGCCCCGCGGGACACACTGTGA